The proteins below are encoded in one region of Kazachstania africana CBS 2517 chromosome 6, complete genome:
- the GDH2 gene encoding glutamate dehydrogenase (NAD(+)) (similar to Saccharomyces cerevisiae GDH2 (YDL215C); ancestral locus Anc_2.68), with protein MTLISNVLNGDTTSNHNRNNISLPVDISSLSISSLSDYHVFDYSAKDLQREQVIDLLDQQGFIPDELIEYEVNWFYNSLGIDDLFFSKEKPEMVANLINSLYASKLDSYIKLNLYKSPEHVTSEKERLQQQLDKSEDDSKGKRKGVHKCFNIKNKIFKDPGTNHAILMESNSDGKTNSRDLLSFPAYELDTEVDNLFLDNKLKPCPRLLSFWSPESELKLTFIYDTQFPEPPDIDGHGTYITPEQLANGDIDSISDLTLSTMSSIENKKLYGRLLNLVQEREGPIIKTAHSVENKDEIRLLVAYKRFTTKNYYSSLNSLFHYYKLRPSKFYVESFNLSKATNVIIFSIYLNKSQQCPSLLPHDLELSIKQIEREASLLYTIPNHSFIKVFEQRQFSPQEAIYAHIGSIFINHFINRLGSDYNNLLNALNPKANDTCTLEIITNFKKKLRNETFTQIMINNCLMKHYKIVSKLYKNFAETHYYQNVNENIEATLSYKRLSKLEPFQNDQEFEAYLNKFLPNDSPDLLILQTLNLFNKSILKTNFFFTRKVAISFRLDPKIIMPIIEYPEIPYGIFFIIGSTFKGFHIRFRDIARGGIRIVCSRTQDIFDVNSKSVIDENYQLAATQQKKNKDLPEGGSKGVILLNPGLIDKAETFIAFTQYIDALIDILIQDPLKENYIDLLDKEEILFLGPDEGSAGFVNWATQHARKRGCPWWKSFLTGKSQSLGGIPHDKYGMTSIGVRSYVEKIYDTLNLWKSKIAKFQTGGPDGDLGSNEILLSSDNEVYVGILDGSGVLCDPKGIDKDELKRLASFRKTVSNFDLSKLSKLGFFVSIDDMDIMLPNGTIVANGTTFRNIFHTQIFKFVDHVDLFVPCGGRPNSINLTNLNSFIDDKTGKSKIPYIVEGANLFITQPAKVALESHGCILFKDASANKGGVTSSSLEVLASLALDDNDFVNKFIGSEVNKTTTKLYNNYVNEVQQKIRFNAQQEFTQLWKVNQATGIPISEVSNTLSSTINKLNDDLVASEELWLNDIKLRNYLLLNKIIPNLLIEVAGPKKILENIPEAYLKVLLSSYLASSFVYANGIDVNIGKFLEFIGELRRDADNIVKL; from the coding sequence ATGACATTGATTTCCAATGTATTGAATGGTGACACCACCAGCAATCATAATAGGAACAATATTAGCCTCCCTGTTGACATTTCAAGCCTTTCTATATCGTCGCTATCTGACTACCACGTTTTCGATTATTCTGCGAAGGACCTACAGCGTGAACAAGTGATCGATCTCCTGGATCAACAAGGTTTTATTCCTGACGAGTTAATAGAATATGAGGTTAATTGGTTTTACAATTCCTTAGGAATCGATGACTTGTTTttctcaaaagaaaaaccaGAAATGGTGGCTAATTTAATTAACTCACTTTATgcttcaaaattggattcATACAttaaattgaatctttACAAATCTCCTGAACATGTAACTTCAGAGAAAGAACGTCTCCAACAACAACTCGATAAAAGTGAAGACGATTCAAAAGGTAAACGTAAGGGTGTTCATAAGtgtttcaatattaagaacaaaatttttaaagaTCCAGGAACTAATCATGCTATTCTAATGGAATCAAATTCCGACGGTAAAACAAATTCAAGGGACTTATTGTCCTTTCCTGCTTATGAATTGGATACCGAGGTAGACAATCtatttcttgataataAACTGAAGCCTTGTCCCAGATTATTGTCATTTTGGTCTCCGGAAagtgaattgaaattaacaTTCATTTATGATACACAATTTCCGGAACCACCTGATATCGACGGTCATGGTACCTATATTACCCCCGAGCAGTTAGCTAACGGCGATATTGACAGTATTAGTGATTTAACCTTATCAACGATGTCttctattgaaaataaaaagcTTTACGGTCGTTTGCTAAACTTGGTACAGGAACGAGAAGGTCCTATCATAAAAACTGCCCATTCGGTTGAAAATAAGGATGAAATTAGACTACTTGTCGCTTATAAAAGATTTACAACCAAAAATTACTACTCTTCTCTAAATTCTTTATTCCATTATTATAAATTGAGACCATCAAAGTTTTATGTTGAATCTTTTAATCTATCTAAGGCAACTAATgttatcattttttcaatttatttaaacAAGTCACAACAATGTCCATCTCTTTTACCTCATGATTTAGAATTATCAATAAAGcaaattgaaagagaagCTTCGTTATTGTATACAATTCCTAACCATTCATTTATAAAAGTGTTTGAACAACGTCAATTTTCTCCACAGGAGGCAATATACGCACATATTGGTTCAATTTTCATAAATCACTTTATTAATCGATTAGGCTCTGACTATAATAATTTACTCAATGCTTTAAACCCAAAAGCTAATGATACTTGCACTCTGGAAATTATTaccaacttcaaaaaaaaattaagaaatgaAACGTTTACTCAAATAATGATTAATAATTGTTTGATGAAACACTATAAGATCGTATCCAAATtgtataaaaattttgccGAAACACATTACTATCAGAAtgtcaatgaaaatatcgAAGCAACTTTATCATACAAgagattatcaaaattggaaCCATTCCAGAATGATCAGGAATTTGAAGCctatttgaataaatttttaccAAACGATTCACCTGATttattaattcttcaaacGTTAaaccttttcaataaatcgATTTTAAAaactaattttttcttcacaAGGAAAGTTGCCATCTCCTTCAGGTTGGATCCTAAGATAATTATGCCCATAATTGAATATCCAGAGATTCCCTAtggtatattttttattattggtAGTACTTTCAAAGGATTTCATATCAGATTTAGGGATATTGCCAGGGGTGGCATAAGAATAGTCTGCTCAAGGACTCAAGACATTTTTGACGTAAACTCGAAAAGTGTCATCGACGAAAACTATCAACTGGCTGCTACacaacaaaagaaaaataaagatcTTCCAGAAGGTGGCTCTAAAGGTGTCATTTTACTTAATCCAGGGTTAATAGACAAAGCTGAAACATTCATCGCGTTTACACAGTATATTGATGCATtgattgatattttaattcAAGATCCATTAAAGGAGAACtatattgatttattagatAAGGAAGAGATCCTATTCTTAGGTCCTGATGAAGGCTCTGCTGGGTTTGTAAACTGGGCTACCCAACATGCTCGTAAGAGAGGTTGTCCATGGTGgaaatcatttttaacaGGTAAAAGTCAATCATTAGGTGGTATACCACATGACAAATATGGTATGACCTCAATCGGTGTCAGAAGTTATGTAGAAAAAATCTACGATACTTTGAATTTGtggaaatcaaaaatagcCAAATTCCAAACTGGTGGACCAGATGGAGATCTAGgatcaaatgaaattttactCTCCAGCGACAATGAAGTTTATGTTGGTATCCTAGATGGCTCTGGTGTTCTCTGTGATCCTAAAGGTATTGACAAGGACGAATTGAAGAGGTTGGCCTCTTTCAGGAAAACTGTATCCAACTTTGACTTGTCAAAATTGAGTAAATTAGGTTTCtttgtttcaattgatgatatgGATATTATGCTACCAAATGGAACCATAGTTGCTAATGGCACAACATTTAGAAACATTTTCCACACgcaaattttcaagtttgTTGACCATGTTGATCTTTTTGTTCCTTGTGGTGGGAGACCTAACTCTATCAACTTAACCAATTTAAATAGTTTTATTGATGACAAAACTGGTAAATCCAAAATCCCTTACATAGTAGAAGGTGCCAACCTTTTCATAACTCAACCAGCAAAAGTCGCACTAGAATCTCACGGTTGTATACTATTCAAAGATGCATCAGCAAATAAGGGTGGTGTTACCTCATCCTCTTTAGAGGTTTTAGCTTCCTTGGCATTAGATGACAATGATTTTGTCAACAAATTCATTGGAAGTGAAGTTAACAAAACTACCACTAAGCTATATAATAACTACGTTAATGAAGTTCAACAAAAAATCAGGTTTAATGCACAACAAGAATTTACACAGTTATGGAAGGTTAACCAAGCAACAGGTATTCCAATATCGGAAGTATCCAACACCCTGTCGTCGACAATTAATAAGCTCAATGACGATCTCGTAGCATCTGAGGAGTTGTGGTTAAATGATATCAAATTAAGAAATTATCTattattgaacaaaattatACCAAACTTACTTATTGAAGTGGCAGGCCCGAAGAAGATTCTGGAAAATATCCCTGAAGCATATTTGAAAGTGCTATTATCTAGTTACCTGGCAAGCTCATTTGTTTATGCGAATGGTATCGATGTGAATATTGGCAAGTTCTTAGAATTCATTGGAGAGTTAAGAAGAGATGCTGATAATATAGTCAAGCTataa
- the KAFR0F00400 gene encoding Rho family protein (similar to Saccharomyces cerevisiae RHO5 (YNL180C); ancestral locus Anc_2.75) has protein sequence MKSIKCVVVGDGAVGKTSLLVSYINNSFPFEYVPTVFDNYSATIYLNDSSLLAEYYEVTQQNDHVFHLNLWDTAGQEAFDKLRPLSYTQTNIFIVCFAINENDSLQHVRTKWIPEISQASKNSEPPNILLVGTKGDLRDTADNCIPRTDIEHVQNHCGSIDYIECSARMQQNVKEVFTRAVEIVASRCVMKLIKQTQIAANDNMLIPAFHHSVQKKPRTSTTNNKMKKYTRSKITRAKQHRKTLNGCTIL, from the coding sequence ATGAAGTCTATAAAATGTGTCGTAGTCGGCGACGGAGCAGTTGGAAAGACTTCATTGCTAGTATCTTACATAAATAATTCGTTTCCATTCGAATATGTACCAACTGTATTTGACAATTATTCTGCCacaatttatttgaatgattcGTCTTTACTTGCAGAATATTACGAGGTGACTCAACAGAATGACCATGtatttcatttgaatttatgGGACACTGCTGGCCAGGAAgcatttgataaattgaGACCACTTTCGTATACACAgacaaatattttcataGTTTGCTTCgcaattaatgaaaatgacagCTTACAACACGTTAGGACAAAATGGATTCCTGAAATTTCACAGGCATCAAAAAATAGTGAGCCaccaaatattttactGGTTGGGACAAAAGGTGATCTCAGAGACACTGCAGATAATTGCATACCACGTACTGACATTGAACACGTTCAAAACCATTGTGGCTCCATCGATTACATAGAATGCTCTGCAAGAATGCAACAGAATGTTAAAGAAGTGTTCACCAGGGCAGTAGAAATTGTAGCATCGAGGTGtgtaatgaaattaataaaacAAACGCAAATTGCGGCCAATGATAATATGCTAATCCCAGCATTCCATCACAGTGTGCAGAAAAAACCACGGACCAGCACTACCAAcaataaaatgaaaaagtaCACCAGATCTAAAATAACAAGGGCAAAACAACACAGGAAGACACTAAATGGGTGTACGATACTGTAA
- the PRR2 gene encoding serine/threonine protein kinase PRR2 (similar to Saccharomyces cerevisiae PRR2 (YDL214C) and NPR1 (YNL183C); ancestral locus Anc_2.71), with translation MGPLSCIGKQTMVKSGDISHISDDVCQVNVIQNYATFDEVNMDDYNETTSSESATNISIFGDLNNYENRETIISVMATRSSNSYDLPENMSFISSNVIESPSVLNVHDRFKISINKFKRNLKANSTKQRRDYLCEFNKKYKVMGSAIGSGSGGEVKMVKNFKENKIFAMKQFHPFKLEKSWHNESSSRRMQHNYNTCRYHLNKIRSEYCISKILDHENIIKTVEIMATDDTYLTIMEYMEFDLFAIVMSKCMSYNESCCYFKQLLNGVMYLHELGIAHRDLKLDNLVINNQGILKIIDFGAAVVFKSPFNDQLTIMAKGVLGSDPYLSPECYIFESYDPRAVDVWSCGIVFTCMRLHKFPWKYPQLKDLNFQNFCMERNFNSLNELVRRTPYYNEYTYHKQLLNTESLFGPMRLLGKIDKEAQPLILQMLEISPHCRPSIDQILSLDWIQHLEYCTDNKPGLNHTHTKVRDTMSHIGDFC, from the coding sequence ATGGGACCTCTATCTTGCATTGGTAAACAAACTATGGTTAAATCTGGTGATATATCTCACATTTCTGACGATGTATGCCAAGTTAACGTGATACAAAATTATGCTACGTTTGATGAAGTGAATATGGACGATTATAATGAAACCACGTCCTCAGAGAGTGCGACTAATATCAGTATATTTGGTGATTTGAACAATTACGAGAATCGAGAGACAATTATTAGTGTAATGGCCACAAGAAGTTCGAATAGCTATGATTTACCTGAAAATATGAGTTTTATTAGTTCGAATGTAATTGAATCACCTAGCGTGTTAAACGTACATGAcagattcaaaatatcaatcaacaaattcaagagaaatttgaaagcaAATTCAACCAAACAGAGGAGAGATTATTTGTGCGAATTTAATAAGAAGTATAAAGTAATGGGAAGTGCAATTGGGTCTGGATCAGGTGGAGAAGTGAAAATggttaaaaatttcaaagagaataaaatatttgcaATGAAACAGTTCCATCCATTTAAATTGGAGAAGTCATGGCATAATGAAAGCTCCTCTAGAAGAATGCAACATAATTACAACACTTGTCGctatcatttgaataaaatcaGATCGGAATATTGTATTTCGAAGATTTTGGACCacgaaaatattattaagaCAGTTGAAATTATGGCTACGGATGACACTTATTTGACTATAATGGAATATATGGAGTTTGATCTCTTTGCCATAGTAATGTCGAAATGCATGTCATATAATGAATCCTGTTGTTATTTCAAACAACTTCTAAATGGGGTGATGTATTTGCATGAGTTAGGAATAGCTCATAGAGATTTAAAATTAGATAATCTAGTCATAAACAATCAAGGAATtcttaaaattattgattttggtgCGGCAGTAGTTTTCAAGTCTCCATTCAATGACCAACTGACAATAATGGCAAAGGGTGTCTTAGGAAGTGACCCGTACCTGTCTCCAGAATGCTATATTTTTGAGTCATACGATCCCAGAGCAGTAGATGTCTGGTCCTGCGGGATAGTATTTACTTGTATGCGACTTCACAAGTTTCCTTGGAAATATCcacaattgaaagatttaaattTCCAGAATTTTTGTATGGAAAGGAATTTCAATTCCTTGAATGAATTGGTTCGCAGAACACCATATTACAACGAATATACATACCATAAACAACTGCTTAATACTGAGTCGTTATTTGGTCCAATGAGACTACTCggaaaaattgataaagaagCACAGCCTCTAATTTTACAGATGCTAGAAATTTCACCTCATTGCAGACCAAGTATTGATCAAATACTGTCACTAGACTGGATCCAACATCTGGAATACTGTACGGATAATAAGCCCGGTCTGAACCATACCCACACAAAGGTACGTGATACCATGTCACATATTGGTGACTTCTGTTGA
- the NOP6 gene encoding Nop6p (similar to Saccharomyces cerevisiae NOP6 (YDL213C); ancestral locus Anc_2.72): MSEKPKQLTKKQQKALEFRKTKEEKEQESQKRTNEELNPSTNDPPKKKRKTRRGRKGKGRRDDSSRANRFLIFVGGLPRDVTSTELQAHFKSSAPDQIRIRQDKGIAFLEFDGDKDPKTIQRRMDVALLQHRTSIRDKKINVELTVGGGGNSQQRLEKLKNKNLKFEEERRERLTKLIKEGGLKKPESGSTSTATTAQGLHPDRAKLLQ, encoded by the coding sequence ATGTCTGAAAAACCTAAACAACTAACGAAGAAGCAACAGAAGGCCTTAGAGTTCAGAAAAactaaagaagaaaaggaacAAGAGTCCCAGAAAAGAActaatgaagaattaaatcCATCTACTAATGACccaccaaagaagaaaagaaagacaCGTAGAGGCCGTAAGGgtaaaggaagaagagatGATAGCTCCAGGGCAAATagatttcttattttcGTTGGTGGGTTACCTCGAGATGTCACTTCAACTGAATTACAAGCACATTTCAAGTCAAGTGCCCCAGACCAAATTAGAATAAGGCAGGATAAAGGTATTGCCTTTTTAGAGTTTGATGGTGATAAAGATCCTAAGACAATTCAAAGACGTATGGACGTTGCTTTGTTACAACACAGAACGTCTATTAGAGataaaaagataaatgTAGAGCTAACCgttggtggtggtggtaaCAGTCAACAGAGATtagagaaattgaagaataaaaatttgaaatttgaagaagaacgTCGGGAGAGACTGACAAAACTAATCAAAGAAGGTGGATTGAAAAAACCAGAAAGTGGGTCCACATCCACCGCAACTACTGCACAAGGCCTTCACCCAGACAGAGCCAAATTACTACAATAG